Genomic window (Bombus pascuorum chromosome 8, iyBomPasc1.1, whole genome shotgun sequence):
ATTTCTGGAATAATGCTAGCGAatacgaattttttattattattgactGCTTCtagatatttctataaattgttACTGCCAGACTCTTTTACAAtgtcatatttattattaaattaactcACCCGATAATACTGTCAATGATTTTGTATCGACAAtaaaaaagcgaaaaaaaTGATTTCACAACAGCGTAAGTTTATTATTCGATTCTCTGTTtcagttattatttaataattaataatcctTCGACATTGAAAGATTCAATAGTGTAgcacatattattttacataataataagaggtaaatttaataatgaaaagGAAATTCTGTGtactgtaaaaatatttaacaaacgaCAAATGTCTATCGAAATAAATGCCAAAGATCAAAATAGAATCAAAAAGGACAAAAAGAATGAATCGCAGAGAGATAGAGGgcattgttttattttttggcTGTAATAATCAGAGACATGAGTGGGACAGATACCGGTGGACAGGTgggaaattaacattttaatagaACACCAAAACCGAGGCTGGATCTTCGATACGAAAATCTACTCCTTGTTCCATCATCTTGTGATCGTAATGGTAGTTTATGTCGTTCAATATGGCACGATTTCGGGCATTAACATTACGTGGCTTCACGTGGATCGTAcgaaaaactattttattttttttttttttttaaagatgaagaatattttaatactgcGTTAACTCTTAAATGGAAATATACGATTTTAAAATTGAGATTGATTCTATTGAATAAATGTTTGGGTTCTTACGTGTCTTGCTTTCAGCTTGAAGCTGACAGATGTCCCGCAGGGTATCAAGACTTCTTATTATACCGTCGTACTGTAATCTCGTTAGATGTTTACAACGCATCAGCATGGAGACTAGCAAATCGTCGAGCATCTCACGATTGTTTCTGAGTTGTAACATTACTTCAGCTGTAACGATACGGCCATTGATCGTAATTATTCTTATAACAAacaaatatcatataaaatcgattgattaaaaatatttttctggaatccttaatttcttaattcagATTGAAAAGTtacagtaataaaatttaatgaaatttactaataataataataatatttaaaatatttaaaatatttaatttaatgatttatttaatttagtagatatttaattcgatttaataaaatacaattaaattgtggacgtttatgcaaattcctatttctgcaaatataattaaggAAATGGTCACTGAACTTTATAAACCACCTTGTACctacattttcatatattttatatatcatacgcttttttgcatcttcaaattttcaacaaatgcataaacattcacGATCTAGTTGTAatcgttctatttttaatagGAGAGCTGCTGAACGATACTTTTGACATTTTCAAACCATTAAACACAGAAACAGTGGTTCGTTTCAATGATGTGTAGAGTTACACAATTGGAAGGGGACAATGGCCAAAGTACCGAGATTCAGCGAGCTTTATTGCGACAGTTATCGCGTCAAGAAATAGACCATGCGAGATCCGCATGAGAAAACGTCTCGTGGATAGTGTTCAAAGCGTGTAGGATTTGgaagaatttataataccGAGCGTGTTGGTATAATGGGTAATAAGCAGTCCGACGGTGCTTCTGAAATTGCGAGATCTACTCTGATCCCACACGTGACCGCTGAACATTTGAAACCTAGCCAATGGCACACTGGGCAGCAGGAAGTAGCACATATCTTCGTAATGGGATATGTTAACTGAAAATCAAACTTAACAAGCTAAATTATGCTTAGGATCACCCAttctcgtcgatacattgagCGATTCTTTTAACATGATTTGTATCAACATCGAagcgtttaattatttttcagagCCGATCTTGACGATTCTTTACcattaaatatcgttttgcTATAGAAATCTTGGTgctttctaatattttatttatatctgacgtttaattcatttttactttttaccaTATCAATCGTCATTCTTTAATAATGCAACAGAGTATTGATTTATTATCGGAACATCTATTACTGGAACGAGATTGATTAGCAGAAAATTCGTGAACGATCTCTTGTAAGGAAGATAGGAGAATAACAATACAAATATAAGActgtttgatttttaataaaaaaaacttttgtTCTTATTATAATCTTGTAATATttatgtgtataaaatatttcgagataAATGATCTTCATTTATCAAAAACATATAGCGATTTCATTATCTGAACAGCGtgtgattaatttaaataatcaagactctattgtattttatttactttccaCGTGGAACTGATTAACAAAATACGTTTTCAACGTCGTTGAAATTTCTATGATAgctaattgaattaatttaaagatcTGATAATGACTGCTTGATCGATCATTCGTGTAAAGAAATCAATTCTAGGAATTTTCTTCGCGATCGTATCAGAAAATCATAAGAATCGCTTAATGcgaacaaaagaatataaaatatggacgatgaaatgttttaagaaaactTCAATAGCTAGGTAGAGTGGCGTAAAAGCAATCatctatttttaaatcgaaTTTCTCAAGCATAGTTGTACTTGATTCTAAATTGCTCGAAGCACAATGGAAGCCTTCGCAAATTACAAAACGTAATAACCGTGAAGCACTGGCTCGATATTGCCTCGACGTAGGCGGAAGGAAATCAATGATTACTTTTACGTCACTCTGTATCATATTGTACCTATAGTATAAGACACTGTGAGCTCAGGGCATACAAGCACTAAATTGTGCCAAGCTGTGTCAGTGATCGTGTGATGTCTGGAATCCGAATCTCTCACTGATATATGCAATGTCTTCAAGACTCTCGGTGCTGCATTGGTCAATGCGTTTAGAGTTTGGTCGGATAGAGCTGGATAATCGAGCCTGAGTATCGTCAACGCGCGAAATCGGCCCAACAGACGCAGATATCTGTAAAATTTGGTTGATAACAAAGATTATACTTGTCAAAGTTAATAATGTTTATGTATCAAGGTAAAGATAAGATCACcgaattattagaatttttctaatagCAGTGAGATATACTGAGATATAGGATCTTATTGGAAATAGAATTAGATTAACCATTTTTAATACTATCAGAGTGACAAAAAAAGAACACTTACAGTTTGTCGTTTTgtcgaaattttataaatttataatagcatagatatatattgttttatcaggattaattattcttataaaGTAACACGTCGACGTGATTACAGCTGATAACAGCGGTAgagaaaataatgatatttttaaatattattcacaaggtataaaaattcatgacTTCGATCAATACAGACTTCTACGATGTAATTGACGTAGTACTGTCAGAAATtgtgtaatgtaataaatatctgtgttAATCACTTTAAATTGAGACTAAGAAAACGATATGTCTCAGGCTaacttttatcttaatttcttAGAAAGAAGCTGGattcaaagaaaatttcatttcgaagaGACGAATGATATCAGAgtatctttttatactttctgGAAGAAACAATAATCGACAAGGATCATTTCTGTTATGAAACTTTCAATTCCTTTGAATAAAATGATAGTTGCGAAGACATAGGTCGATCGATGGAGCTGCTTCACGTGCCTTGGATTGCTATGGGGCGCCTGCCACTCCCGAAACGCACCCCGAAGATCTAAATACGCCAGGTGCTCGGTCGACCCTTTGGAAGCACTTGCGAGAAGTCGCAACACGTCGCTCACTCCCAGAGTCGCATTCAGCAGGCTTAGCGTTTCCAGATTGTGCTGACAGCTACGTACATAAAAGTTGGTTACGTTAGTGAGGATCGATTGAGAAAAGTTGAGCAACCATGGCAATGGTTAGTGTAACATGGCAATGGTGCATCAGAActtaaataatgaataaacCCAGTTTAGAACGTAAAAAAGATATGTTTCAAATTTGTGTAAATTAATCTTTTGTAGGTAAATATACCTTTTCACAGTGCATAGACAAATTGGATCATTTATATCCAagaaaacttttcttttttactctcCTAAGCTCTCGTTGAATAcaacaaaaattcaataaaaacaGAGAGAATGAAATGTTGCAGTTTGCTTACggaagtttaaaattatattaattcgagtatattttatagaataaaatctGTCAGGCTtctaagaaataaagaaacaatctTTCTATAAATAGGAAGGTAATTACagttttttggaaatttttaaactctttttgttctataatatttcacttttgaAAGATGCGACATTGAATCTTTGTTTTCCGCAGAAAAACAATTCTTACACCTAGTAagtgatttatttttagtatctGTCTCGCAATTAGAGATCGACTTTTTCATAATTGGAATTAGTTATAGCTACGAAGTAGAATCGGCAGCTTTCTGATTAAATCCTCAGATGCAAGGCTGATTAATTACCCTAAAAAGTTTGCAAGAGCATACAACAGTTTGCTTCTATTTCCCCATTTACAAATGAAGATCCAATCGGTGAGTATCAGTTTCTTCAATTGGACGTTCTTGGCTCGTACAATCGTAAGAAAATCAGCGCCTGCCTCAGCTTGAATATTACGAGTTATGCGGGCTTCTCTTGGCAAGAGATACGGTCGTGACCAGGCGAGTTCTAAACTTCGCATATGCTGTCCATATTGTGCCTAAGCAAAACGTAATTATCATTGAATTTCGATAGATTAGAtacgataaaacaaatttcgtaaTCGTATTTTTCTGTACACCTGATTTTAGTTCTACTGTCAATTCCTTTTAGGGTAAAAAGAATATCAGATATGCAAATATAACCAAAAATTGTTATCGTCTTATCAAACAtaatctttgtatttttaattctgtttAACCCTTTCTAGGTAgattttccttttaattatgaatacaacaacataataataaatagagcctataatggaaaaaatgaatagaattt
Coding sequences:
- the LOC132909918 gene encoding F-box only protein 39-like, with product MWDQLPELILTQIFSHLGHGDRANVAQVCRPWNRALSSPVLWRSITVFIDRDLRGDFPLAGELAAQYGQHMRSLELAWSRPYLLPREARITRNIQAEAGADFLTIVRAKNVQLKKLILTDWIFICKWGNRSKLLYALANFLGCQHNLETLSLLNATLGVSDVLRLLASASKGSTEHLAYLDLRGAFREWQAPHSNPRYLRLLGRFRALTILRLDYPALSDQTLNALTNAAPRVLKTLHISVRDSDSRHHTITDTAWHNLVLVCPELTVSYTIVNISHYEDMCYFLLPSVPLARFQMFSGHVWDQSRSRNFRSTVGLLITHYTNTLAEVMLQLRNNREMLDDLLVSMLMRCKHLTRLQYDGIIRSLDTLRDICQLQAESKTLFRTIHVKPRNVNARNRAILNDINYHYDHKMMEQGVDFRIEDPASVLVFY